A part of Aquibium oceanicum genomic DNA contains:
- a CDS encoding gamma-glutamylcyclotransferase, giving the protein MGDFWVFGYGSLIWRPGFAHTETVRARLHGFRRALCVRSFVHRGSPERPGLVLGLDRGGSCIGLAFRVPGDLRDEVMAYLRERELVTAVYLERQLPLTLQTGERVTGVSYVVDRKHEQYAGALAAEDAAARVNGAVGRSGPNEEYVLNTVEHLKALGIRDHWLEEVARLLPSAQIQPGGATG; this is encoded by the coding sequence ATGGGCGATTTTTGGGTGTTCGGCTACGGCTCGCTGATCTGGCGGCCCGGATTCGCCCATACCGAGACGGTCCGCGCCCGTCTACACGGCTTCCGGCGCGCGCTCTGCGTACGCTCCTTCGTGCATCGCGGCTCGCCGGAACGGCCGGGCCTGGTGCTCGGTCTCGACCGCGGCGGCTCATGCATCGGGCTCGCCTTCCGCGTTCCGGGCGACCTGCGCGACGAGGTGATGGCCTATCTGCGCGAGCGTGAACTGGTCACCGCCGTCTATCTCGAGCGGCAACTGCCGCTCACGCTCCAGACCGGCGAGCGGGTCACAGGGGTGTCCTACGTGGTCGATCGCAAGCACGAACAATATGCCGGCGCCCTCGCCGCCGAAGACGCCGCCGCCCGCGTAAACGGCGCGGTCGGCCGCTCGGGGCCCAACGAGGAATACGTTCTCAACACGGTCGAGCACCTCAAGGCCCTTGGCATCCGCGACCACTGGCTGGAAGAGGTCGCCAGGCTGCTTCCGTCTGCGCAGATCCAGCCGGGCGGCGCGACCGGTTAG
- a CDS encoding DUF2125 domain-containing protein, which translates to MASSERPARSYSRRFAWLAVAIVAVIGLYTAGWFYVASLLEAEAGEAIARVERDGGVALCANRETRGYPFRIGLFCDRIGVTDAEGKVEIRGEGLRTAAQIYDPFRIVGELDTLRIGYPGRQPGVNASASDMRFSASVAQPLPERASVTLRGISVDAEATGNDLPVSLKAATGEAHMRRNAGDLDVAMQAQDVSITPPGMDGAVLLPLVSLDLTVEDGVERIAQRMESLRGTSIVLRSVTVSLSEDAGVTVSGPVAIDSQGLVDASLQITVNKPAVVAARLGEALPAQKDTIQSAMSGFAMLGDSPSLPLSIEKGVARIGFITLGRVPALK; encoded by the coding sequence ATGGCGTCAAGCGAAAGACCCGCGAGGAGCTACAGCCGGAGGTTCGCCTGGCTGGCGGTAGCGATCGTCGCCGTCATCGGGCTCTACACCGCCGGCTGGTTCTACGTGGCGTCCCTGCTGGAAGCGGAGGCCGGCGAGGCGATCGCCCGCGTCGAGCGCGATGGTGGCGTGGCGCTTTGTGCCAACCGGGAGACGCGGGGCTATCCCTTCCGCATCGGGCTCTTCTGCGACCGCATCGGCGTCACCGATGCCGAGGGCAAGGTGGAGATCAGGGGCGAGGGCTTGAGGACCGCCGCGCAGATCTACGATCCATTCCGGATCGTCGGGGAACTGGACACGCTGCGGATCGGCTATCCCGGCCGGCAGCCGGGCGTGAACGCCAGCGCGAGCGACATGCGGTTCAGCGCATCGGTGGCACAGCCGCTGCCCGAACGCGCATCCGTCACGTTGCGCGGGATCTCCGTGGACGCCGAGGCGACGGGGAACGATCTTCCCGTCTCGCTGAAGGCCGCGACGGGCGAGGCCCACATGCGGCGCAACGCCGGCGACCTCGACGTGGCCATGCAGGCGCAGGACGTCAGCATCACGCCGCCGGGCATGGACGGAGCGGTGCTGTTGCCGCTGGTCAGCCTCGACCTGACCGTCGAGGACGGGGTGGAGCGGATCGCGCAACGTATGGAGAGCCTCCGCGGCACGAGCATCGTGCTCAGAAGCGTGACGGTGTCGCTCAGCGAGGACGCGGGCGTAACTGTCTCTGGTCCGGTCGCGATCGATTCGCAGGGGCTGGTGGACGCGAGCCTCCAGATCACCGTCAACAAGCCGGCGGTCGTCGCTGCCCGGCTCGGCGAGGCGCTGCCGGCGCAAAAGGACACCATCCAGTCGGCGATGAGCGGCTTCGCGATGCTGGGCGACAGCCCTTCCCTGCCGCTATCGATCGAGAAGGGCGTCGCACGGATCGGATTCATCACCTTGGGGCGGGTGCCGGCGCTGAAGTGA
- the metX gene encoding homoserine O-acetyltransferase MetX — MAAPRVRTSNNEANEPTSLVVRFGPDHPLRLDSGKTLSPFQIAYQTYGTLNEARSNAVLICHALTGDQHVANPNPVTGKPGWWEVLIGPGKIIDTDRFFVICSNVIGGCLGSTGPASINPHTGKPWGLDLPVVTIRDMVRAQVMLVDHLGIDRLFSVIGGSMGGMQVLEWAASYPERVLTALPIATGARHSSQNIAFHEVGRQAVMADPDWCGGRYIEAGKRPEKGLAVARMAAHITYLSEAALHRKFGRNLQDREALTFGFDADFQIESYLRHQGMSFVDRFDANSYLYMTRAMDYFDLAADHGGRLADAFTGTKTRFCLVSFTSDWLFPTEESRTIVHALNAAGASVSFVEIETDRGHDAFLLDEPEMFAAVSGFLRSAARARGLEELA, encoded by the coding sequence ATGGCCGCCCCGCGCGTCCGCACCTCGAACAACGAAGCCAACGAGCCGACGAGCCTCGTCGTTCGCTTCGGACCCGACCACCCGCTCCGGCTCGATTCCGGCAAGACGCTGTCGCCGTTCCAGATCGCCTACCAGACCTACGGCACGCTGAACGAGGCGCGGTCCAACGCCGTGCTGATCTGCCATGCGCTGACGGGGGACCAGCACGTCGCCAACCCGAATCCGGTGACGGGCAAGCCCGGCTGGTGGGAAGTGCTGATCGGCCCCGGTAAGATCATCGACACCGACCGCTTCTTCGTCATCTGTTCCAACGTCATCGGCGGCTGTCTCGGTTCGACCGGACCGGCCTCGATCAATCCGCATACCGGGAAGCCCTGGGGGCTGGACCTGCCGGTGGTGACCATCCGCGACATGGTGCGCGCCCAGGTCATGCTGGTCGACCATCTGGGCATCGACAGGCTGTTTTCGGTGATCGGCGGCTCGATGGGCGGCATGCAGGTGCTGGAATGGGCGGCGAGCTATCCCGAGCGCGTTCTGACGGCGCTGCCGATCGCCACCGGCGCGCGGCATTCCTCGCAGAACATCGCCTTCCACGAGGTCGGACGGCAGGCCGTGATGGCCGACCCGGACTGGTGCGGCGGGCGCTATATCGAGGCCGGCAAGCGGCCCGAGAAGGGGCTGGCGGTGGCACGCATGGCCGCGCACATCACCTACCTCTCCGAGGCGGCGCTGCACCGCAAGTTCGGCCGCAACCTGCAGGACCGGGAGGCGCTGACCTTCGGCTTCGACGCCGATTTCCAGATCGAGAGCTACTTGCGCCACCAGGGCATGAGCTTCGTCGACCGCTTCGACGCGAACTCCTACCTCTACATGACCCGCGCGATGGACTATTTCGACCTCGCCGCCGACCATGGCGGACGACTGGCGGACGCATTCACGGGCACGAAGACGCGTTTCTGCCTGGTCTCCTTCACCAGCGACTGGCTGTTCCCGACCGAGGAAAGCCGCACCATCGTGCATGCACTCAACGCCGCCGGCGCCTCCGTCTCCTTCGTCGAGATCGAGACCGATCGCGGCCACGACGCCTTCCTGCTGGACGAGCCGGAAATGTTTGCCGCCGTCAGCGGCTTCCTGCGTTCCGCCGCCCGCGCGCGCGGACTGGAGGAACTCGCATGA
- the hisC gene encoding histidinol-phosphate transaminase, with the protein MTELQRPEPKPGVMDIAAYVPGKSAAPAGVKTVYKLSSNESPLGASPKAVDAVRDVAGKLEFYPDGSATRLREAIAEVHGLNPANIICSNGSDEVLGLLALTYLQPGDEAIFTEHGFLVYRIYTQAASAVPVAVKETDETADVDAILAAVTEKTKIVFLANPNNPTGTYIPFEEVRRLHAALPKHVLLVLDAAYAEYVRRNDYESGMELVASSQNVVMTRTFSKIHGLGGARLGWMYAPAHIIDALNRVRGPFNVNAVAIEAGIAAIRDRAHVEEAVAHNDKWLVWLTEELTKLGLRVTPSVGNFVLIHFPDEAHSAAAADDYLTQRGYILRRVGGYGFPNALRMTIGTEEANRGVVSALTEFLKP; encoded by the coding sequence ATGACCGAGCTACAGCGCCCCGAGCCGAAACCCGGCGTCATGGACATCGCGGCCTACGTGCCCGGCAAGAGCGCGGCGCCGGCCGGCGTGAAGACGGTCTACAAGCTCTCGTCCAACGAGAGCCCGCTCGGTGCCTCGCCGAAGGCGGTTGACGCGGTGCGCGACGTCGCCGGCAAGCTCGAATTCTACCCCGACGGTTCGGCCACGCGCCTGCGCGAAGCGATCGCCGAGGTGCACGGGCTGAACCCGGCCAACATCATCTGCTCCAACGGTTCGGACGAGGTGCTGGGCCTGCTGGCGCTCACCTACCTGCAGCCGGGCGACGAGGCGATCTTCACCGAGCACGGCTTCCTCGTCTACCGCATCTATACCCAAGCCGCGAGCGCGGTTCCGGTCGCCGTCAAGGAGACCGACGAGACGGCGGACGTCGACGCCATCCTGGCAGCGGTCACGGAGAAGACGAAGATCGTCTTCCTCGCCAACCCGAACAACCCGACCGGCACCTACATCCCGTTCGAGGAGGTGCGCCGTCTGCACGCCGCCCTGCCGAAGCACGTCCTCCTGGTGCTCGACGCCGCCTATGCCGAGTACGTGCGGCGCAATGACTACGAGTCCGGCATGGAACTCGTCGCGTCCTCCCAGAACGTCGTCATGACGCGCACCTTCTCCAAGATCCACGGCCTCGGCGGCGCCCGCCTCGGCTGGATGTACGCCCCGGCCCACATCATCGACGCGCTGAACCGCGTGCGCGGTCCCTTCAACGTCAATGCCGTCGCGATCGAGGCCGGCATCGCCGCGATCCGCGACCGCGCCCATGTCGAGGAGGCCGTCGCCCACAACGACAAATGGCTCGTCTGGCTGACGGAGGAACTGACCAAGCTCGGCCTCCGGGTCACCCCGAGCGTCGGCAACTTCGTTCTCATCCACTTCCCCGACGAGGCGCACTCCGCCGCGGCTGCCGACGACTATCTCACGCAGCGCGGCTACATCCTGCGCCGCGTCGGAGGCTACGGCTTCCCGAACGCGCTGCGCATGACGATCGGCACCGAAGAGGCGAACCGGGGCGTCGTCTCGGCGCTGACCGAGTTCCTGAAACCGTGA
- a CDS encoding HAD family hydrolase, which translates to MSDGRLLTTIGFDADDTLWQNEQFFRMTEKRFAELLADFAEPDHLSERLLEAERRNLGVYGFGIKGFTLSMIETAIQVTGGRVPAGVIEKILDAGREMLSHPVETLPHAREALERIAGSHRILLITKGDLFDQERKLAQSGLGELFDGVEIVSDKKRQTYERVFAEYGDGPERAMMVGNSLKSDVVPAIEAGGWGVHVPHELTWVLEHVEPPSGEPRFKAIEHLGELAGIVEEIG; encoded by the coding sequence ATGTCCGACGGTCGGCTTCTGACCACGATCGGCTTCGATGCCGACGACACGCTGTGGCAGAACGAGCAGTTCTTCCGCATGACGGAGAAGCGCTTCGCCGAACTGCTTGCCGACTTCGCCGAGCCGGACCATCTTTCCGAGCGGCTGCTGGAAGCCGAGCGGCGCAACCTCGGCGTCTACGGCTTCGGCATCAAGGGCTTTACGCTCTCGATGATAGAGACGGCCATCCAGGTGACCGGCGGCCGCGTGCCGGCCGGGGTGATCGAGAAGATACTGGATGCCGGGCGCGAGATGCTGTCGCATCCGGTCGAGACCCTGCCGCATGCCAGGGAGGCGCTGGAGCGGATCGCCGGCAGCCATCGCATCCTGCTGATCACAAAGGGCGATCTCTTCGACCAGGAGCGCAAGCTGGCGCAATCCGGCCTCGGCGAGCTGTTCGACGGGGTCGAGATCGTCAGCGACAAGAAGCGCCAGACCTACGAGCGCGTCTTCGCCGAGTACGGGGACGGCCCCGAACGCGCGATGATGGTGGGCAATTCGCTGAAATCCGACGTGGTACCGGCGATCGAGGCCGGCGGTTGGGGCGTGCACGTACCGCACGAACTCACCTGGGTGCTCGAGCATGTCGAACCGCCGAGCGGCGAGCCGCGCTTTAAGGCGATCGAGCATCTGGGCGAACTCGCCGGGATCGTCGAAGAGATCGGCTGA
- a CDS encoding prephenate/arogenate dehydrogenase family protein, with the protein MAEPLFARVALIGIGLIGSSLAHVIRREGLAGTVSISSRSAATLARAEELGLGNEYHADPKDAVAGADLVIVSVPVGSSGEVARAIAPALKPGAILTDVGSTKASVIAQMMPEVPDGVHFIPGHPIAGTERSGPDAGFAELFENRWCILTPPPGADPEAVARLSEFWRRCGSNIDTMDPEHHDMVLAIVSHLPHIIAYNIVGTADDLESVTKSEVIKYSASGFRDFTRLAASDPTMWRDVCLHNRDAILEMLARFSEDLASLQRAVRWGDGDKLFDLFTRTRAIRRSIIEAGQEIDAPDFGRQVAAHPEKV; encoded by the coding sequence ATGGCCGAGCCGCTTTTTGCCCGCGTCGCGCTCATCGGCATCGGCCTCATCGGTTCCTCGCTGGCGCATGTCATCCGCCGCGAGGGCCTCGCCGGGACGGTCTCGATCTCGAGCCGCAGCGCCGCCACGCTTGCCCGCGCGGAAGAGCTCGGCCTGGGCAACGAGTACCACGCCGACCCGAAGGACGCCGTCGCAGGCGCGGACCTCGTCATCGTCTCCGTGCCCGTCGGATCGTCGGGCGAGGTCGCGCGCGCCATCGCGCCGGCCCTCAAGCCCGGCGCGATCCTGACCGACGTCGGCTCCACCAAGGCCTCCGTCATCGCGCAGATGATGCCCGAGGTGCCGGACGGCGTGCACTTCATCCCCGGCCACCCGATCGCGGGCACGGAACGCTCCGGTCCGGATGCGGGATTCGCCGAACTCTTCGAGAACCGCTGGTGCATCCTCACCCCGCCCCCCGGCGCCGATCCCGAAGCCGTGGCGAGGCTGTCGGAGTTCTGGCGCCGCTGCGGCTCCAACATCGACACGATGGACCCCGAGCACCACGACATGGTGCTAGCGATCGTCTCCCACCTTCCGCACATCATCGCCTACAACATCGTCGGCACCGCGGACGATCTGGAATCGGTGACCAAGTCGGAGGTCATCAAGTATTCGGCCTCCGGCTTCCGCGACTTCACGCGCCTTGCCGCCTCCGACCCCACCATGTGGCGCGACGTGTGCCTGCACAATCGCGACGCCATCCTCGAAATGCTGGCGCGGTTCTCCGAAGACCTCGCCTCGCTGCAGCGCGCGGTCCGCTGGGGCGACGGCGACAAGCTCTTCGACCTCTTCACCCGCACCCGCGCCATCCGCCGTTCCATCATCGAAGCCGGCCAGGAAATCGACGCCCCCGATTTCGGCCGCCAGGTGGCGGCGCATCCGGAGAAGGTCTGA